From a region of the Haloferax volcanii DS2 genome:
- the cobA gene encoding uroporphyrinogen-III C-methyltransferase produces the protein MTGDDQRAGADEHSNDDATDDDGVGTVHLVGSGPGDPELLTMKAARLIDEADVVLHDKLPGPEILEMIPVEKREDVGKRAGGEWTPQEYTNTRLVELAREGKDVVRLKGGDPFVFGRGGEEMEHLADNGIPFEVVPGITSAVAGAGAAGIPVTHRDHVSSVSFVTGHEDPTKDESAVDWDALAATGGTLVVLMGVGKLPLYTAELREAGLAGDTPVALIERATWPDMRVATGTLDTIVDVRDETDIEPPAITVIGEVAATRDRVKGFLQGGGADAIEMGADANPTSGGAGGDE, from the coding sequence ATGACGGGCGACGACCAGCGCGCGGGAGCCGACGAGCACTCGAACGACGACGCGACCGACGACGACGGCGTCGGCACGGTCCACCTCGTCGGCAGCGGCCCGGGCGACCCGGAACTGCTGACGATGAAGGCCGCCCGCCTCATCGACGAGGCGGACGTGGTGCTCCACGACAAGCTCCCCGGCCCGGAGATTCTCGAGATGATTCCGGTCGAGAAGCGCGAGGACGTGGGCAAGCGCGCCGGCGGCGAGTGGACCCCGCAGGAGTACACGAACACCCGACTGGTCGAACTCGCCCGCGAGGGCAAGGACGTGGTCCGCCTGAAGGGCGGCGACCCGTTCGTGTTCGGCCGCGGCGGCGAGGAGATGGAACACCTCGCAGACAACGGGATTCCCTTCGAGGTCGTGCCGGGCATCACCTCGGCGGTCGCCGGGGCCGGTGCCGCGGGCATCCCCGTCACCCACCGCGACCACGTCTCGTCGGTGTCGTTCGTCACCGGCCACGAGGACCCGACGAAAGACGAGTCCGCGGTCGACTGGGACGCGCTCGCCGCGACCGGCGGGACGCTCGTCGTCCTCATGGGCGTCGGCAAGCTCCCGCTCTACACCGCCGAACTCCGCGAGGCGGGGCTGGCCGGCGACACGCCGGTCGCCCTCATCGAGCGGGCGACGTGGCCCGATATGCGCGTCGCCACCGGCACGCTCGACACCATCGTCGACGTGCGCGACGAGACCGACATCGAGCCGCCCGCGATTACCGTCATCGGCGAGGTCGCGGCGACCCGCGACCGCGTGAAGGGGTTCCTGCAAGGCG
- the hemC gene encoding hydroxymethylbilane synthase — translation MATRGSALARAQAASVQGALAGRRLDVELVEVETTGDRIQDELIHRLGKTGAFVRALDERVLDGEVDAAVHSMKDMPTEKPADLVVAGVPERAPAGDVLVTAEGHDIDDLPEGAVVGTSSLRRQAQLLNYRDDLEVEPLRGNVDTRIEKLLATHLQREHEARVENDKERQGKKGKTDHDEAFDETADEWFEGLTELERQALGRQVETEYDAIVLAEAGLKRSGLTEKVNYERLPRTTFVPAPGQGAIAVTAADSVVIELIRDKLDHPRTRVETTVERTILAELGGGCIAPVGVHALLQGEHVHVDVQVLATDGSESIKTSRDLPVGNHANAAREFAAALCDRGAGQLVDAAREEAEE, via the coding sequence TTGGCGACGCGAGGGTCGGCGCTCGCTCGCGCGCAGGCCGCGAGCGTGCAGGGGGCGCTCGCGGGCCGCCGACTCGACGTCGAACTCGTCGAAGTCGAGACCACGGGCGACCGGATTCAGGACGAACTCATCCACCGACTGGGCAAGACCGGCGCGTTCGTCCGCGCGCTCGACGAGCGCGTCCTCGACGGCGAGGTCGACGCCGCGGTCCACTCGATGAAGGACATGCCGACCGAGAAGCCCGCCGACCTCGTCGTCGCCGGCGTGCCCGAGCGCGCGCCCGCGGGCGACGTGCTCGTGACGGCCGAGGGCCACGACATCGACGACCTCCCGGAGGGAGCCGTCGTCGGCACGTCGTCGCTCCGCCGACAGGCCCAACTGCTGAACTACCGCGACGACCTCGAAGTCGAGCCGCTCCGGGGCAACGTCGACACCCGCATCGAGAAACTGCTGGCGACGCACCTCCAGCGCGAACACGAGGCCCGCGTCGAAAACGACAAAGAGCGACAGGGCAAGAAGGGCAAGACCGACCACGACGAGGCGTTCGACGAGACCGCCGACGAGTGGTTCGAGGGGCTCACCGAACTCGAACGGCAGGCGCTCGGCCGGCAGGTCGAAACCGAGTACGACGCCATCGTCCTCGCGGAGGCCGGGCTCAAGCGCAGCGGGCTCACCGAGAAGGTGAACTACGAGCGCCTGCCGCGGACGACGTTCGTCCCCGCACCCGGACAGGGGGCCATCGCCGTGACCGCCGCGGACTCGGTGGTCATCGAACTCATCCGCGACAAACTCGACCACCCGCGGACCCGCGTCGAGACGACCGTCGAGCGGACCATCCTCGCGGAACTCGGCGGCGGCTGTATCGCCCCCGTCGGCGTCCACGCCCTCCTGCAGGGCGAACACGTCCACGTCGACGTGCAGGTGCTGGCGACCGACGGTTCGGAGTCCATCAAGACCTCTCGCGACCTCCCCGTCGGCAACCACGCCAACGCCGCCCGCGAGTTCGCGGCGGCCCTGTGCGACCGCGGTGCGGGTCAGTTAGTCGACGCCGCCCGCGAGGAGGCCGAGGAGTGA
- the hemL gene encoding glutamate-1-semialdehyde 2,1-aminomutase — MNHDESRSLYDRALSVLAGGVNSSVRATQPYPFFVERGDGAHVIDADGNRYVDYVMGYGPLLYGHDAPEPVQSAVQKHAAAGPMYGAPTEIEVEHAEFVARHVPSVEMLRFVNSGTEATVSAVRLARGVTGRDKIVVMQGGYHGAQESTLVEGGPDGAKPSTPGIPSSFADHTIPVPFNDEETVREVFAEHGEDIAAVLTEPILANTGIVHPVDGYLEALRDVTEAHGALLIFDEVITGFRVGGLQCAQGKFGVTPDLTTFGKIIGGGFPVGAVGGKAELVEQFTPGGDVFQSGTFSGHPVTMAAGHEYLKYAAENDVYGHVDRLGEKLRAGITDILEDQAPEYTVVGTDSMFKTVFTRHGAAERADACVDGCSQVESCPNYDACPKTGADVSNTETDRWERVFWQEMKDRGVFLTANQFESQFVSYAHTDEDIEKTLEAYKAAL; from the coding sequence ATGAACCACGACGAGTCACGGTCGCTGTACGACCGCGCGCTGTCCGTGCTCGCGGGCGGCGTGAACTCCTCCGTCCGGGCGACCCAACCGTACCCGTTCTTCGTCGAGCGCGGCGACGGCGCGCACGTCATCGACGCCGACGGGAACCGCTACGTCGACTACGTGATGGGCTACGGGCCGCTGCTGTACGGCCACGACGCGCCCGAACCCGTCCAGTCGGCGGTCCAGAAGCACGCCGCCGCGGGGCCGATGTACGGCGCGCCGACCGAAATCGAGGTCGAACACGCCGAGTTCGTCGCGCGGCACGTCCCCTCCGTCGAGATGCTGCGGTTCGTCAACTCCGGCACGGAGGCGACCGTCTCGGCCGTCCGCCTCGCCCGCGGCGTCACCGGCCGCGACAAAATCGTCGTCATGCAGGGCGGCTACCACGGCGCACAGGAGTCCACCCTCGTCGAGGGCGGCCCCGACGGCGCGAAGCCCTCGACGCCCGGCATCCCCTCGTCGTTCGCTGACCACACCATCCCCGTCCCGTTCAACGACGAGGAGACCGTCCGCGAGGTGTTCGCGGAACACGGCGAGGACATCGCGGCGGTGCTGACCGAGCCGATTCTGGCGAACACGGGCATCGTCCACCCGGTCGACGGCTACCTCGAAGCCCTCCGCGACGTGACCGAGGCACACGGCGCGCTCCTCATCTTCGACGAGGTCATCACCGGCTTCCGCGTCGGCGGCCTCCAGTGCGCGCAGGGCAAGTTCGGCGTCACGCCCGACCTCACCACGTTCGGGAAGATTATCGGCGGCGGCTTCCCCGTCGGCGCGGTCGGCGGGAAGGCCGAACTCGTCGAGCAGTTCACCCCCGGCGGCGACGTGTTCCAGTCGGGCACGTTCTCGGGCCACCCGGTCACGATGGCCGCGGGCCACGAGTACCTGAAGTACGCCGCCGAAAACGACGTGTACGGGCACGTCGACCGCCTCGGCGAGAAGCTTCGGGCGGGTATCACGGATATTCTCGAAGACCAAGCACCCGAGTACACCGTCGTCGGCACGGACTCGATGTTCAAGACGGTGTTCACGCGCCACGGCGCGGCCGAGCGCGCCGACGCCTGCGTCGACGGCTGTTCGCAGGTCGAGTCGTGTCCCAACTACGACGCCTGTCCGAAGACCGGCGCGGACGTGTCGAACACCGAGACCGACCGCTGGGAGCGCGTCTTCTGGCAGGAGATGAAAGACCGGGGCGTGTTCCTCACGGCGAACCAGTTCGAATCGCAGTTTGTCTCCTACGCCCACACCGACGAGGACATCGAGAAGACGCTGGAAGCGTACAAAGCGGCGCTATAA
- a CDS encoding CPBP family intramembrane glutamic endopeptidase produces MVTVAVLGGLAVALFGMAAVGLLADRYLSDPDDLRADLLVSDANKWAVFALLCGYVLVVEGRPLSSMTGRSLAPLAFVAVVGGGVFVLFAANAVTTPVFDRLGVGGLDEGMSGLGSLSVRHRLFVAGTAGITEEVLFHGYAIERLLELTGSPLLAGGVSFAAFTASHAVGWERGAVARIAVPALLTTIMYLLVRDVVALVCIHALNDAVGLLLAGSVEDAGDADGADAAADGTAR; encoded by the coding sequence GTGGTGACTGTCGCTGTCCTCGGCGGACTCGCCGTCGCGCTGTTCGGGATGGCCGCCGTCGGCCTGCTCGCCGACCGATATCTCTCGGACCCCGACGACCTCCGCGCCGACCTCCTCGTCAGCGACGCGAACAAGTGGGCCGTCTTCGCCCTCCTGTGCGGCTACGTGCTCGTCGTCGAGGGGCGGCCGCTGTCCTCGATGACCGGCCGCTCGCTTGCCCCCCTCGCGTTCGTCGCGGTGGTCGGCGGCGGCGTCTTCGTCCTGTTCGCCGCGAACGCGGTGACGACGCCCGTCTTCGACCGACTCGGCGTCGGCGGCCTCGACGAGGGGATGTCCGGGTTGGGTTCGCTGTCGGTCAGACACCGACTGTTCGTGGCCGGAACCGCCGGGATTACGGAGGAAGTGCTGTTCCACGGCTACGCCATCGAGCGACTGCTCGAACTCACCGGCAGCCCGCTTCTCGCGGGCGGCGTCTCGTTCGCCGCGTTCACCGCGAGCCACGCCGTCGGCTGGGAGCGCGGCGCGGTCGCCAGAATCGCCGTCCCCGCGCTCCTGACGACGATTATGTACCTCCTCGTGCGCGACGTGGTCGCGCTCGTCTGTATCCACGCGCTCAACGACGCGGTCGGACTGCTGTTGGCCGGGTCGGTCGAGGACGCCGGCGACGCCGACGGTGCTGACGCCGCCGCGGACGGAACGGCGCGGTAG
- a CDS encoding P-II family nitrogen regulator, producing MSDADAPNDGEIKMVMAVIRPDKLSDVKTALAEIGAPSLTVTNVSGRGSQPAKKSQWRGEEYTVDLHQKVKIECVVADIPADDVVDAIADAAQTGEKGDGKVFTLPVESAVQVRTGKTGRDAV from the coding sequence ATGAGTGATGCAGACGCTCCGAACGACGGCGAAATCAAGATGGTGATGGCGGTCATCCGCCCCGACAAGCTCTCGGACGTGAAGACCGCGCTGGCCGAAATCGGCGCGCCGTCGCTCACCGTCACCAACGTCTCCGGCCGCGGCTCTCAGCCCGCGAAAAAGAGTCAGTGGCGCGGCGAGGAGTACACCGTCGACCTCCACCAGAAGGTCAAAATCGAGTGCGTCGTCGCCGACATCCCCGCCGACGACGTGGTCGACGCCATCGCCGACGCCGCCCAGACCGGCGAGAAAGGCGACGGGAAGGTGTTCACCCTCCCCGTCGAGAGCGCGGTGCAGGTCCGCACCGGCAAGACCGGCCGCGACGCGGTCTGA